The following coding sequences lie in one Salmo salar chromosome ssa13, Ssal_v3.1, whole genome shotgun sequence genomic window:
- the LOC106567289 gene encoding suppressor of cytokine signaling 2 — protein MPKSSGVPSPSGPMIIPTSAPDKSLNAVRLKDSELEPRRIESREDAARLQRAMSHLQESGWYWGPLTAAQAKQVLIDAPEGTFLLRDSSYQGYLLTLSVKTSLGPTHLRIEHATGMFGFDSVIVARPQLRRFEGAVDLVQHYALTYKHLATQNDTGGGNHSAPTEKTLQLKLTRPLHKVSPSLQHLCRITINQHSHCHQDLPLPRRLQDFMLEYPFVL, from the exons ATGCCCAAATCCTCCGGTGTACCATCGCCTTCAGGCCCAATGATTATTCCGACCAGTGCCCCCGACAAATCCCTCAATGCAGTCCGGCTAAAGGACAGCGAGCTGGAGCCACGTCGAATTGAGTCAAGAGAGGATGCCGCACGGTTGCAAAGAGCCATGTCTCACCTTCAGGAGTCAG GCTGGTACTGGGGCCCCCTGACAGCTGCTCAGGCTAAGCAGGTTCTGATTGATGCTCCAGAGGGGACTTTCCTTTTGCGGGACAGCTCCTACCAGGGCTACCTCCTCACCCTGTCTGTGAAGACCAGCCTTGGCCCCACACACCTCCGTATAGAGCACGCCACTGGCATGTTTGGCTTCGACTCTGTAATTGTGGCACGGCCACAACTGCGGAGGTTTGAGGGTGCTGTAGATCTGGTGCAGCACTATGCCCTGACTTACAAGCATCTGGCCACTCAAAATGACACAGGGGGGGGTAACCATTCGGCCCCTACAGAGAAAACTCTGCAGCTCAAACTCACCCGGCCCCTCCATaaagtctcccctagtctccagCACCTTTGCCGCATCACTATCAACCAGCATTCTCACTGTCACCAGGACTTACCCTTGCCTAGGCGGCTACAGGACTTTATGCTGGAATACCCTTTTGTGTTGTAG
- the LOC106567290 gene encoding small integral membrane protein 29, whose translation MNSTTQPPAIIDGDVAVSSVLVPFFLITFIGIAAAVVMYVRRKRRIDRLRHQLLPVYTYDPSEELHEVEQEMLWKEEDTKVVKGWARSYQQQRPLLMKDAHA comes from the exons ATGAACAGCACTACTCAGCCCCCTGCAATCATAGACGGGGATGTGGCAGTCAGTTccgtgttggtaccattcttccTCATCACCTTCATCGGGATAGCTGCAGCTGTG GTGATGTATGTGCGCAGGAAGAGAAG AATTGACAGGCTCCGGCACCAGTTGCTTCCAGTCTATACCTACGACCCCTCAGaagaattacatgaagttgaacAAGAAATGCTGTGGAAAGAGGAAGATACTAAG GTGGTGAAGGGTTGGGCACGGTCCTACCAGCAGCAACGTCCCCTGTTGATGAAAGATGCCCATGCATGA